A part of Actinomycetota bacterium genomic DNA contains:
- a CDS encoding ketoacyl-ACP synthase III → MSVGIVATGRYVPEGVMSNHAVAEVAGTSVDWIVGATQMNERRYAADSQATSDLAIAAVRDLVERTPGALEGVRAVIVATSTPDKPQPATAAIVLDALGLKDAFAFDMNAVCAGSLFAMEVGAGIVKAGGPRARVLVIGADRYSGILDRSDKRTLSILGDGAGAVVLSRVPDGYGILHSSHITHGEFQDAVQVRAGGTRLPLTAEGIQAGDQYFRMDGRAVRAYVEAILPPLILRVVKESGLSIDDISRFVFHQANPKLLRLLASTLQVETERVPITADRYGNSGAASMLVTLAESTSSSTIVRGEHLVLAAVGGGLSTGVMTLKWF, encoded by the coding sequence GTGAGCGTAGGAATTGTTGCCACAGGGCGGTACGTGCCCGAAGGCGTGATGAGCAATCATGCGGTAGCGGAAGTTGCGGGCACTTCTGTTGACTGGATCGTTGGCGCCACTCAAATGAATGAACGTCGTTATGCGGCGGATAGTCAGGCAACGTCCGATTTGGCGATCGCTGCAGTTAGAGACCTGGTTGAACGGACTCCCGGCGCGTTGGAGGGTGTGAGGGCGGTCATTGTCGCCACGTCCACTCCCGACAAGCCCCAACCAGCCACTGCCGCGATCGTGCTTGATGCGCTAGGGCTAAAGGATGCGTTCGCATTTGATATGAACGCGGTATGCGCTGGAAGCCTTTTTGCAATGGAAGTAGGAGCGGGAATCGTCAAAGCTGGCGGGCCGCGGGCGCGGGTACTTGTGATCGGTGCAGATCGATACTCCGGAATCCTTGATCGCTCGGACAAGCGAACGCTGAGCATTTTGGGCGACGGCGCTGGGGCGGTTGTTCTAAGTCGCGTGCCTGATGGGTACGGCATTCTTCATAGTTCTCACATCACCCATGGCGAATTTCAAGACGCGGTACAAGTCCGTGCAGGTGGCACCCGCTTGCCGCTAACTGCGGAAGGTATTCAAGCTGGCGATCAGTATTTCCGCATGGACGGCAGGGCGGTCAGGGCCTATGTCGAAGCAATTCTTCCACCACTGATACTGCGTGTGGTCAAAGAAAGTGGCCTATCGATCGACGATATTTCCAGATTTGTATTTCACCAAGCCAATCCAAAACTCTTGCGCCTTTTGGCAAGCACGCTGCAAGTTGAAACTGAAAGAGTGCCGATCACGGCTGATCGGTATGGAAATTCCGGCGCAGCATCCATGTTGGTGACACTTGCTGAAAGCACTAGTAGTTCGACAATTGTACGCGGTGAACACCTCGTTCTTGCGGCGGTAGGTGGGGGCCTATCGACTGGAGTAATGACTCTGAAGTGGTTCTGA